The following proteins come from a genomic window of Lolium rigidum isolate FL_2022 chromosome 5, APGP_CSIRO_Lrig_0.1, whole genome shotgun sequence:
- the LOC124654642 gene encoding dehydration-responsive element-binding protein 1A-like produces the protein MCLIKKEMNGESGSPCSGDYYSPSTSSEQLQGQKQAAWTKRPAGRTKFRETRHPVFRGVRRRGNAGRWVCEVRVPGRRGSRLWVGTFDTAEIAARAHDAAMLALAGAGSACLNFADSTELLAMPASYHSLDEVRHAVTDAVEDFLRREALGDEDALSGTSSSTPSSPVTDDESSSSQAEDSPFELEVLSDMGWDLYYSSLAQGMLMAPPSAAAALGDYGEVNLADVPLWSYQS, from the coding sequence ATGTGTCTTATCAAGAAGGAGATGAACGGGGAGTCGGGCTCGCCGTGCAGCGGGGACTACTACTCTCCCTCGACCTCGTCAGAGCAGCTACAGGGACAGAAACAGGCGGCGTGGACGAAGCGGCCGGCGGGAAGGACAAAGTTCAGGGAGACGCGGCACCCGGTGTTCCGCGGCGTGCGGCGCAGGGGCAATGCCGggcggtgggtgtgcgaggtgcgCGTCCCAGGGCGGCGCGGGAGCAGGCTCTGGGTCGGCACCTTCGACACTGCCGAGATTGCCGCGCGCGCGCACGACGCCGCCATGCTCGCCCTGGCCGGCGCAGGGTCCGCCTGCCTCAACTTCGCGGACTCTACAGAGCTGCTCGCCATGCCGGCCTCTTACCATAGCCTCGACGAGGTGCGCCACGCCGTCACCGATGCTGTCGAGGACTTCCTACGGCGCGAGGCCCTGGGCGATGAGGACGCGCTGTCCGGCACTTCGTCGTCCACGCCCTCCTCCCCCGTCACCGATGACGAGTCGTCTTCTTCGCAGGCCGAGGATTCGCCGTTCGAGCTGGAAGTCTTGAGTGATATGGGATGGGACCTGTACTACTCGAGCTTGGCGCAAGGGATGCtcatggcgccgccgtccgcggCTGCTGCGCTCGGCGATTACGGCGAGGTCAACCTCGCCGATGTGCCGCTCTGGAGCTACCAGAGCTAG